From one Bifidobacterium sp. WK012_4_13 genomic stretch:
- a CDS encoding glycoside hydrolase family 30 beta sandwich domain-containing protein, whose translation MAESLGAKGPSAQVSVVTLGKGGIDMAFTIMQSTDAHHLWQPVEEDPVSSDVTLAIDHGERHQSIDGFGASFTDSSAYLMSRLPEEQREQAMRRLFSPKDGIGLSMLRNPMGACDYSREFYTYDDMPQGRTDVSLRHFSIAHDEEAVIPLTALAMRLNPELKLMASPWSAPAWMKSSRRLATGRLLPRFYESYAQYFVRFIEAYRGNGIPVFAVTPQNEPLFEPRHYPSMRFSARSEARFVQRHLRPAFDDAGLRTRILGYDHNWDRPSYPLRLLKKADEAFDGIAWHWYGGEPQSQTVLAKRYPDKAVYFTEGSGGSWIPEFHPAFSNLMRRGIEILKNDSRCFILWNIALDEHNGPVVPGFGESTCRGLLRIGDGTSRVEYTLDYYGLAHFSAFIRPGAIRIGGKTDVPLCQLVCENPDGSTVVVMFNDSATPHHVSIVDEDRHGTVSCPAHSAVTVVLNK comes from the coding sequence ATGGCAGAGTCGTTAGGGGCGAAAGGTCCTTCGGCGCAGGTCTCTGTCGTGACATTGGGAAAGGGTGGGATAGACATGGCATTCACCATCATGCAGAGCACTGACGCCCATCACCTGTGGCAGCCGGTGGAGGAGGACCCAGTCTCGTCCGATGTCACACTTGCCATCGACCACGGTGAGCGCCATCAGTCAATCGACGGCTTCGGCGCCTCATTCACCGATTCATCGGCCTATCTGATGAGCCGGCTTCCTGAGGAGCAGCGGGAGCAGGCGATGCGACGCCTGTTCTCGCCGAAGGATGGCATAGGACTGTCCATGCTTCGCAACCCCATGGGTGCATGTGACTATTCTCGGGAGTTCTATACCTACGACGACATGCCTCAGGGAAGGACGGATGTCAGCCTGCGGCATTTCAGCATAGCTCATGACGAAGAGGCCGTGATTCCCCTCACCGCCCTTGCGATGCGGCTGAATCCTGAATTGAAGCTGATGGCATCGCCGTGGAGCGCCCCGGCATGGATGAAGAGTTCGCGGCGCTTGGCGACGGGACGTCTGTTGCCCAGATTCTATGAAAGCTATGCGCAGTATTTCGTCAGATTCATCGAGGCGTACCGGGGGAATGGGATTCCTGTGTTCGCAGTCACGCCCCAGAACGAACCTCTTTTCGAACCCAGACATTATCCAAGCATGCGTTTTTCGGCACGAAGCGAGGCGCGTTTCGTGCAACGCCATCTGCGGCCAGCCTTTGACGATGCCGGGCTGCGAACGCGCATACTTGGATACGACCACAATTGGGATAGACCATCATACCCCTTGCGATTGCTGAAGAAGGCCGATGAGGCCTTCGACGGCATAGCCTGGCATTGGTATGGTGGAGAGCCTCAGTCCCAGACGGTCCTTGCCAAGCGATACCCAGACAAGGCGGTGTATTTCACGGAAGGGTCCGGCGGCTCGTGGATACCGGAATTCCATCCGGCATTCAGCAATCTGATGCGCCGGGGGATAGAGATACTCAAGAACGATTCACGATGCTTCATCCTATGGAACATTGCGCTTGACGAGCATAACGGGCCCGTCGTTCCCGGATTCGGGGAAAGCACCTGCCGAGGCCTGCTGCGAATCGGCGATGGGACTTCGCGTGTGGAATACACGCTCGACTATTACGGCCTTGCGCATTTCAGTGCGTTCATACGACCTGGCGCCATACGAATAGGTGGCAAGACGGATGTTCCGCTATGTCAGCTTGTCTGCGAGAACCCAGATGGTTCGACGGTCGTCGTCATGTTCAACGATTCCGCCACTCCCCATCATGTGTCGATCGTCGACGAGGACCGTCATGGCACGGTATCGTGTCCGGCGCATTCAGCGGTTACAGTTGTCCTGAACAAGTGA
- a CDS encoding YesL family protein yields the protein MHNLFSIDGKMYQALNTAWQLIELNLIFMLASLPLVSVGASLSAMYAVAFQIRAEGSVPVWSRFWKAWKANAKQASVLWALQIALAVLMVLGYWAISSMSHGATIVLMLACVLIALVILASCYWYPLSSRYSLIISQIVTYSFIYGIRHVWQSAAMVIIAIVILGYVPIFQLRLLFIWAFFGFSLTAYLHTWLLQLVFDRYDEH from the coding sequence ATGCATAACCTGTTTTCCATAGATGGCAAGATGTATCAGGCTCTCAACACAGCCTGGCAGCTGATTGAGCTGAATCTGATATTCATGCTTGCATCCCTGCCGCTGGTAAGCGTCGGGGCAAGTCTGAGCGCCATGTATGCCGTCGCCTTCCAAATCAGGGCCGAAGGATCGGTTCCGGTATGGTCGCGATTCTGGAAGGCATGGAAGGCGAACGCCAAGCAGGCAAGCGTGCTGTGGGCCCTGCAGATTGCGCTCGCAGTCCTTATGGTGCTTGGATATTGGGCCATATCCTCGATGTCGCACGGAGCCACGATAGTCCTGATGCTTGCGTGTGTGCTGATAGCGCTTGTCATTCTGGCAAGCTGCTACTGGTATCCGCTCTCTTCGCGATATTCGCTGATCATCTCACAGATAGTGACCTATTCCTTCATATACGGCATCCGTCATGTGTGGCAGTCCGCAGCGATGGTCATCATAGCCATCGTCATCCTGGGCTATGTTCCCATCTTCCAATTGCGGCTGCTGTTCATATGGGCGTTCTTCGGCTTCAGCCTCACCGCCTATCTGCATACGTGGCTTCTTCAGCTCGTGTTCGATAGGTATGACGAGCACTGA
- a CDS encoding TetR/AcrR family transcriptional regulator has protein sequence MTDDSTHVQGTPAEHQKHRPETLAKRQEILRAASEVFGMKGSSKGTLEEIAHKVGMTRAGILHHFGSKRGLLLAVLQFRDTSAVADLESHHMPGGGGLFRHLIDTVRRNEQRPGIVYTFVTLSAESITEDNPGHDYFLQRYTNLRNEITEALISMARERRTTIDMNKAIMASSAILAVMDGLQLQWLVDGQKLDLSASTEYAIDTIVASVIPDAAESA, from the coding sequence ATGACGGACGATTCGACTCACGTGCAGGGCACTCCTGCCGAACATCAAAAGCACCGGCCAGAAACCCTTGCGAAGAGGCAGGAGATACTCAGGGCTGCATCCGAGGTCTTTGGCATGAAGGGATCTTCGAAGGGGACACTCGAAGAGATCGCCCACAAGGTTGGCATGACACGCGCCGGAATACTGCATCACTTCGGATCGAAGCGCGGACTGCTGCTTGCGGTGCTGCAATTCCGAGACACAAGCGCGGTTGCCGACCTCGAATCCCACCACATGCCGGGGGGTGGGGGCCTGTTCAGGCATCTTATCGACACCGTCCGGCGAAACGAGCAGAGACCCGGCATCGTATATACCTTCGTCACCCTGTCCGCGGAGTCGATAACCGAAGACAACCCAGGGCATGACTATTTTCTTCAGCGATACACCAACCTGCGAAACGAGATCACCGAGGCGCTGATCTCGATGGCCAGGGAACGCAGAACCACAATTGACATGAACAAGGCGATCATGGCAAGCTCTGCCATTCTTGCGGTCATGGATGGCTTGCAGCTGCAATGGCTTGTCGATGGTCAGAAGCTCGACCTGTCCGCATCGACCGAATACGCCATCGACACGATAGTCGCGTCCGTAATTCCCGACGCAGCCGAGTCTGCCTGA
- a CDS encoding winged helix-turn-helix transcriptional regulator, translating into MVHGESSVTYVRSTAIACDGFLAAVDIIDRRWSSLVIQAIAKGCRTFSQISCYSNKLNDSSLSKRLKELEEQGIVRRTIVDARPPRAMYRLTQSGLELVPILDALEEWGNRNLLAGTGPGGKTGE; encoded by the coding sequence ATGGTGCATGGAGAGTCTTCAGTCACCTATGTCAGGTCTACGGCGATTGCATGCGATGGCTTTCTCGCGGCGGTAGACATCATCGACCGCAGGTGGAGCAGCCTGGTGATTCAGGCGATAGCCAAGGGATGCCGCACCTTCTCCCAGATATCCTGCTATTCCAACAAGCTCAATGATTCCTCGCTGTCCAAGCGACTCAAGGAACTTGAGGAACAGGGAATCGTGAGGCGCACGATCGTCGATGCCAGACCTCCGAGAGCCATGTATCGCCTTACTCAATCAGGCTTGGAACTGGTTCCCATACTTGATGCCCTCGAAGAATGGGGCAATCGTAATCTGCTTGCCGGGACCGGGCCTGGCGGCAAGACGGGCGAGTGA
- a CDS encoding thiamine pyrophosphate-dependent enzyme, translated as MATITAGQALAKVLERWGVDHVYGIPADSINNVVEGLWKERDGIRYIQVRHEEAGALAAAADAKLDGKIGVAFASAGPGSVHMLNGLYDAKMDNVPVLALVGQVTTQFQNTHFFQELSEVPIFSDVAVYNRQVATAEQIPSVIEDAIKAAYTKRGVAVVILPEDLTGTQIEYTESKTPLMSNARVSYSLDQHEIDMAADALAKAKRPVLWIGQGMHGKADSVMRFAEHFHMPVLSTAPATGIVPQDWPNYMGTRGRLGDKPAFEASQLADLILFAGTNYPFGRFMPHDKTIIQVNTNPSDIGNQLEASIAFVADGAQVLDELAKHPANEQAQQFEKAARLNRENWLAWLDKLADDDSNGLAAESVIREVARNASDRAIFGLDVGNNTAWSLRQLPVGSDQRFTMSPWYGTMGYAVPAGLSAALSHPDRDVWTISGDGGFAMVNQEILTEVRYKLPVVNVVLENKAFGFIRHEQIKGKLGLYGTDLDGADWAGMARSFGAIGLTATDNASLKAAFEQIHEFRAAGDTRPIVLDAKLPYIDPIDTSFIPLDEQKFGAAASSGFRKLYNLDDEPTLAQLLESQR; from the coding sequence ATGGCAACAATCACCGCGGGGCAGGCCCTCGCCAAGGTGCTCGAACGTTGGGGAGTCGACCATGTCTATGGAATTCCTGCGGATTCGATCAACAATGTGGTGGAAGGTCTGTGGAAGGAGCGTGATGGCATACGCTACATCCAGGTTCGTCATGAGGAGGCCGGCGCCCTTGCAGCCGCAGCCGATGCGAAGCTTGACGGCAAGATCGGCGTGGCCTTCGCCTCGGCAGGTCCTGGGTCGGTTCATATGCTCAATGGTCTCTACGATGCCAAGATGGACAACGTCCCAGTGCTTGCCTTGGTCGGGCAGGTGACCACCCAGTTCCAGAACACGCATTTCTTCCAGGAACTCAGTGAAGTGCCTATTTTCTCCGACGTCGCCGTCTATAACAGGCAGGTCGCCACCGCCGAGCAGATTCCGTCGGTCATAGAGGATGCGATCAAGGCGGCATATACCAAGCGTGGTGTGGCAGTGGTGATACTTCCCGAGGACCTTACCGGCACCCAGATTGAATATACGGAATCCAAGACCCCGTTGATGTCGAATGCACGCGTGAGCTATTCCTTGGATCAGCATGAGATTGACATGGCTGCGGATGCGCTAGCCAAGGCCAAAAGGCCTGTGCTCTGGATAGGCCAGGGCATGCACGGCAAGGCTGATTCGGTGATGCGGTTTGCCGAGCATTTCCACATGCCTGTGCTCTCCACTGCACCCGCGACCGGAATAGTTCCCCAGGATTGGCCGAATTACATGGGAACGCGAGGACGACTTGGGGACAAGCCCGCATTCGAGGCCTCGCAGCTTGCAGACCTGATATTGTTCGCAGGTACCAATTATCCCTTCGGAAGATTCATGCCTCACGACAAGACCATCATCCAGGTCAATACCAATCCTTCGGATATCGGCAACCAGCTTGAAGCCAGCATTGCCTTCGTGGCCGACGGTGCACAGGTGCTCGATGAATTGGCGAAGCATCCCGCAAACGAGCAGGCGCAGCAGTTCGAGAAGGCGGCTCGGCTGAATCGCGAAAACTGGCTTGCATGGCTCGACAAGCTCGCAGACGATGATTCGAACGGGCTGGCAGCGGAGTCCGTCATACGAGAAGTCGCCCGCAACGCCTCTGACAGGGCGATCTTCGGTCTTGACGTCGGCAATAACACGGCATGGTCGTTGCGCCAGCTGCCAGTCGGATCCGATCAGCGCTTCACGATGTCTCCTTGGTACGGAACCATGGGCTATGCCGTTCCGGCCGGTCTGTCCGCCGCGCTTTCCCATCCCGACCGAGACGTGTGGACCATTTCCGGTGACGGAGGCTTTGCCATGGTCAACCAGGAGATTCTCACCGAGGTGAGATACAAGCTTCCTGTCGTCAATGTCGTGCTTGAGAACAAGGCGTTCGGCTTCATTCGTCATGAGCAGATCAAGGGAAAGCTGGGTCTGTATGGGACCGATCTCGATGGAGCCGACTGGGCAGGAATGGCCCGCAGCTTCGGGGCGATAGGACTGACTGCAACGGACAACGCCTCGCTCAAGGCTGCATTCGAGCAGATCCATGAGTTCCGGGCTGCCGGTGACACCAGGCCCATCGTGCTCGATGCGAAGCTTCCCTACATCGACCCGATTGATACGTCGTTCATCCCTCTCGATGAGCAGAAGTTCGGTGCGGCCGCCTCCAGTGGCTTCCGCAAGCTCTATAACCTTGACGATGAGCCGACGCTTGCACAGCTCTTGGAAAGCCAGCGCTGA
- a CDS encoding Ig-like domain-containing protein, with protein MSFIAKMQGAGKRALMGILGIGVFLGTTGLAVNQTVQTAQADAQADAQAKASNGCSYGTGGPKADALCWIDMSGFGTVTADDLSKGPVQRDMSISLGNYTVTMKVKVSEGTNGANGVDSTSLPTWGNGGSATDQGSLLGATWNGQDYYVGTSGEPAFYQLNNGGNGTNLARDTVSLSDITVTKNGVAVTSGYGIVVADAESTGSGEGFMWTSDKPLSEYESIVPDGWSEPCAGGLTGSDTTSLDCTGGAGTAGRRGIIMASADAPTEIASTFRNNGGSSRQGIAFAMVFSTAKPGIDVTQDGNSNATFTTTASTSGGKLVDVSSDGSTSGAQYINEPFLGGTESTPTTYTVAKTDGTSDIKAYDITWSCTQNGETVDPSVSSDGLTATVSTPANGASSCVANVVAKGPKTTPGTATSNPTTDPIPLNGVVSTPGNGKITKATFDNGSDTKVTDQGTWKLSVDANGKVTSTFTPKDTTVTGTIAQERYTVTDEYGLTASSTLDVTINEPPTAGPAQVTVDQGATATLNPATKTGTGTIESVAFDNGSSTKTVDGQGTWTISLDDDGQSVATFKPVDGFTGPVTQQQYTVTDANGLTATSTLDVIIKPITGDAEKTINPNQTATLTPKTIPGSGKVIKVTFDNGETSKTVPGEGTWTISLVHGQPVATFTPFKDYKGEVTAQPYTVSDENGLSASGELKVNIVASAVPTPSTPTTPATPTTPATPSAKPTNSETRQSTGSSLPHTGAAVISIVAAVVVLGGLGLAFIGFRKRSQD; from the coding sequence GTGTCGTTTATCGCTAAGATGCAAGGTGCTGGCAAGAGAGCCCTCATGGGCATTCTCGGCATTGGGGTTTTTCTGGGGACGACCGGTCTTGCCGTGAATCAGACCGTTCAGACCGCTCAGGCCGATGCTCAGGCTGATGCCCAGGCCAAGGCGTCGAATGGATGTTCATATGGAACCGGCGGCCCCAAGGCGGATGCCTTGTGCTGGATCGATATGAGCGGTTTCGGCACTGTGACCGCAGACGACCTGAGTAAAGGTCCAGTCCAAAGAGACATGTCAATCAGTCTTGGCAACTACACCGTGACGATGAAGGTAAAGGTATCCGAGGGCACCAATGGAGCCAACGGCGTCGATTCGACGAGCCTTCCCACGTGGGGCAATGGCGGGTCTGCCACGGATCAGGGCTCTCTGCTTGGAGCGACATGGAATGGTCAGGACTACTATGTGGGCACTTCCGGCGAGCCAGCCTTCTATCAGCTCAACAACGGTGGGAACGGCACCAATCTTGCAAGGGACACCGTTTCTCTCAGTGACATCACGGTCACCAAGAACGGCGTGGCGGTCACTTCAGGCTATGGCATCGTCGTAGCCGATGCGGAATCCACGGGTAGTGGCGAGGGCTTTATGTGGACGTCCGACAAGCCTCTCAGCGAGTACGAGAGCATCGTGCCTGATGGTTGGTCAGAGCCGTGCGCCGGTGGTCTGACCGGTTCGGACACGACCAGTTTGGATTGCACTGGAGGCGCTGGCACTGCGGGTCGTCGAGGAATCATCATGGCAAGCGCGGATGCACCGACGGAGATAGCATCGACCTTCCGCAACAACGGAGGATCCTCCCGTCAGGGAATTGCATTCGCCATGGTGTTCAGCACGGCGAAGCCTGGCATCGATGTGACCCAGGATGGCAATTCCAATGCGACTTTCACGACGACGGCCTCCACTTCCGGGGGGAAGCTTGTGGACGTGTCATCGGATGGCAGCACTTCTGGTGCGCAATATATCAATGAGCCGTTCCTAGGCGGAACCGAAAGCACCCCTACGACGTACACGGTTGCCAAAACCGACGGCACGAGCGACATCAAGGCGTATGACATAACGTGGTCGTGCACGCAGAACGGAGAGACGGTCGATCCGTCCGTGTCCTCCGACGGCTTGACCGCGACTGTCAGCACACCGGCAAACGGGGCATCGTCCTGCGTTGCAAACGTCGTGGCCAAGGGGCCGAAGACCACTCCAGGAACAGCCACCAGCAATCCAACGACCGATCCGATTCCTCTGAACGGCGTGGTGAGCACGCCTGGCAATGGGAAGATCACCAAGGCGACCTTCGACAATGGCAGCGATACCAAGGTCACGGATCAGGGGACATGGAAGCTGTCAGTCGATGCGAACGGCAAGGTGACTTCAACCTTCACGCCAAAGGATACGACGGTCACCGGCACCATTGCCCAGGAAAGGTACACGGTCACCGATGAATATGGGCTGACCGCATCATCGACCCTTGATGTGACCATCAACGAGCCTCCGACGGCCGGACCTGCGCAGGTGACGGTCGATCAGGGTGCGACGGCGACTTTGAATCCTGCGACAAAGACAGGAACGGGCACCATCGAATCCGTCGCCTTCGACAATGGTTCGTCCACGAAGACCGTTGATGGTCAAGGCACATGGACCATCTCCCTTGATGACGATGGCCAGTCTGTCGCGACCTTCAAGCCGGTCGATGGGTTCACGGGTCCTGTCACCCAGCAGCAGTACACGGTTACTGATGCTAATGGCCTGACCGCGACCAGCACGCTCGACGTCATCATCAAGCCCATCACTGGCGATGCCGAGAAGACGATCAATCCCAATCAGACTGCCACGCTCACTCCAAAGACCATTCCTGGAAGTGGAAAGGTCATCAAGGTCACCTTTGATAACGGTGAGACAAGCAAGACCGTTCCTGGAGAGGGCACCTGGACGATTTCCCTGGTGCATGGCCAGCCTGTAGCCACCTTCACTCCCTTCAAGGATTACAAGGGCGAGGTGACTGCTCAGCCTTACACGGTAAGCGATGAGAACGGTTTGAGTGCAAGTGGTGAGTTGAAAGTGAACATAGTGGCGTCAGCGGTCCCGACTCCGTCAACGCCCACGACGCCTGCCACCCCCACGACGCCTGCCACGCCATCGGCCAAGCCGACCAACTCGGAGACTCGGCAGAGCACGGGTTCAAGCCTTCCTCATACAGGTGCGGCAGTCATATCCATCGTTGCCGCTGTCGTGGTGCTTGGTGGACTTGGATTGGCTTTCATCGGCTTCAGGAAGCGCTCACAGGACTGA
- a CDS encoding DUF1304 domain-containing protein: MILVGCLCGYIFVLESFLWMRESTMRVFSVSGTDEAESTREMAFNQGFYNLFIGLMALGGSIAYLSGRFTVGMTLMLAAAASMSAAAIVLFVSSPDKRGAAVKQLVLPLVGGVLLLLSIL, translated from the coding sequence ATGATACTGGTCGGCTGTCTGTGTGGCTATATTTTCGTGCTTGAGTCGTTTCTCTGGATGAGGGAATCGACGATGAGGGTTTTCTCGGTCAGCGGCACCGACGAGGCTGAGAGTACGCGAGAGATGGCATTCAACCAGGGTTTCTACAATCTTTTCATCGGTCTGATGGCTCTTGGTGGTTCGATCGCCTATCTATCCGGTCGTTTCACCGTGGGCATGACGCTGATGCTGGCGGCGGCGGCTTCCATGTCGGCGGCGGCCATCGTGCTCTTCGTATCGAGTCCGGACAAGCGTGGGGCTGCGGTCAAGCAGCTCGTCCTTCCTCTTGTCGGTGGAGTCCTGCTACTGCTGTCGATACTCTGA
- the gnd gene encoding phosphogluconate dehydrogenase (NAD(+)-dependent, decarboxylating) — MQIGMIGLGRMGGNMASRLKEDGHSIVGFDRAAQSGRDVDSLEALVGALSAPRTIWVMLPAGAPTDLTIKALSSLLDNGDVIIDGGNTHYSDDIRHAKELEPFDIHFMDVGVSGGVWGKERGYALMVGGSKEDYRHCLPIYESLKPSGEDGLVLAGGVGAGHFAKMVHNGIEYAMMQGLGEGYATMKHSGLIENPGEVVASWRHGTVIESWLLDLLARALEKDPGLESMPPVADESGEARWMAQVALELGVPVPATAAALFARQSSRGGSDDALKVVSALRAQFGGHVTKD; from the coding sequence ATGCAAATCGGCATGATCGGTCTCGGCCGCATGGGCGGCAATATGGCTTCTCGACTCAAGGAAGATGGACATTCCATCGTCGGCTTCGACAGAGCTGCGCAGTCAGGGCGTGACGTTGATTCTCTGGAGGCGCTCGTTGGCGCGTTGAGCGCTCCTCGCACGATCTGGGTGATGCTGCCCGCTGGCGCACCTACGGATTTGACGATCAAGGCTCTCTCATCGTTGCTCGACAACGGCGATGTGATCATCGATGGCGGCAACACACATTACAGTGACGACATTCGCCATGCGAAGGAGCTTGAACCATTCGACATCCATTTCATGGATGTCGGAGTCTCCGGTGGGGTCTGGGGCAAGGAACGTGGCTACGCGCTCATGGTCGGAGGATCCAAGGAAGACTATCGGCATTGCCTGCCAATCTATGAGAGTCTCAAGCCATCGGGCGAGGATGGGCTCGTTCTCGCAGGAGGGGTCGGCGCCGGACACTTCGCCAAGATGGTTCACAATGGCATCGAATACGCCATGATGCAGGGTCTCGGCGAGGGATATGCGACCATGAAGCACAGTGGACTCATCGAGAACCCCGGTGAAGTCGTGGCCTCTTGGAGGCATGGGACCGTCATCGAATCCTGGCTGCTCGATCTGCTTGCCCGCGCGTTGGAGAAGGATCCAGGTCTGGAATCGATGCCTCCCGTTGCCGATGAGTCCGGTGAAGCTCGCTGGATGGCTCAGGTTGCCTTGGAACTGGGCGTTCCCGTCCCTGCCACGGCTGCGGCGCTCTTTGCACGCCAAAGCTCGAGGGGTGGCAGCGACGATGCGCTGAAGGTGGTTTCGGCGTTGCGCGCGCAATTCGGCGGACACGTCACCAAGGACTGA
- a CDS encoding GntP family permease translates to MNLIIAAILGIATIVILITVVKLHPFLSLMLGSFVMAVCAGVSYDKSFDSFTTGLGTTVSSVGILIALGGIIGALLTVSGGADAIVDTILDKTPAQLLPWAMALVAFAVGIPLFFEVGVVILIPVVIFAARRAKKPLIMLGIPALAGLSTLHAFIPPHPGPLVAISALNANLGLTLGLGLIVAIPTVIISGPLLARVMVRWVPIMAPEDTKVKETPEDKSSRPSFATSLFVILLPVILMLGSSIIDLTGYTKNPVGRFFVFIGQPLEALLITTFVAMILLGVLHGHGRDKLNSIVNTSFGSIAGILLIVGAGGGFKQTLVDSGIGKVIASGIASSAINPLIAGWLVAVLIRVATGSATVATVTASGLMVPLASGLSPTHLCLLVLAIGAGSVFLSHVNDAGFWMVKEYFGMTVGQTFKTWSLMETVLSIVGLVFTLLVSLLV, encoded by the coding sequence ATGAATCTGATCATTGCTGCGATCTTGGGAATCGCCACCATCGTTATTCTCATTACGGTGGTGAAGCTGCATCCCTTCCTTTCCCTGATGCTCGGTTCGTTCGTGATGGCCGTGTGCGCAGGTGTCTCATATGACAAGTCGTTCGACAGCTTTACCACCGGCTTGGGAACGACTGTCTCAAGCGTCGGTATATTGATCGCCTTAGGTGGCATCATCGGAGCCTTGCTCACGGTCTCGGGTGGAGCCGATGCGATCGTCGACACCATCTTGGACAAGACGCCCGCACAGCTGCTTCCCTGGGCGATGGCCCTGGTCGCGTTCGCCGTCGGCATTCCGCTGTTCTTTGAGGTTGGCGTCGTCATACTCATCCCCGTGGTGATATTCGCCGCGAGAAGGGCAAAGAAACCGCTGATCATGCTTGGAATACCTGCACTTGCGGGCCTTTCTACGCTGCACGCATTCATCCCCCCACATCCGGGACCTCTGGTTGCGATCAGCGCCCTGAATGCGAACCTCGGTCTCACACTCGGCCTTGGCCTTATCGTTGCAATTCCGACAGTGATCATTTCCGGTCCTCTGCTGGCTCGCGTCATGGTGCGTTGGGTTCCGATCATGGCTCCGGAAGACACCAAGGTGAAGGAAACTCCTGAGGACAAAAGCAGCAGACCCAGCTTTGCAACCTCGCTGTTCGTGATTCTTCTTCCCGTCATTCTTATGCTTGGCAGCAGCATCATCGATCTGACCGGCTATACGAAGAATCCTGTGGGACGTTTCTTCGTGTTCATCGGGCAGCCCTTGGAAGCGCTGCTGATCACGACATTCGTCGCGATGATTCTGCTCGGCGTGCTGCATGGACACGGACGCGACAAGCTCAATTCCATCGTCAATACATCCTTCGGCTCGATCGCTGGAATCCTGCTGATCGTGGGAGCTGGCGGCGGCTTCAAGCAGACGCTGGTCGATTCTGGCATCGGCAAGGTAATCGCTTCTGGCATCGCCAGCTCAGCGATCAATCCCCTTATCGCCGGGTGGCTGGTTGCAGTGCTCATTCGAGTCGCGACCGGTTCTGCAACGGTTGCGACCGTAACCGCATCCGGCCTGATGGTACCGCTCGCCTCCGGTCTGAGTCCTACGCATCTGTGTCTGCTCGTACTCGCGATAGGCGCAGGATCGGTATTCCTGTCACATGTGAATGACGCAGGCTTCTGGATGGTCAAGGAATACTTCGGCATGACGGTCGGGCAGACCTTCAAGACCTGGTCTCTCATGGAAACGGTGCTGTCAATCGTGGGACTTGTCTTTACCCTGCTCGTGTCACTTTTGGTCTAG
- a CDS encoding gluconokinase, which produces MGVAGSGKSTVAEALRDQLGLTMAEGDDFHPKANIEKMSHGIPLTDSDRRPWLEVINRWMLGRNALGESTVVSSSALKRSYRDILRKDVPVFFIHLVGTQELIQKRLSERKGHFMPPALLPSQFADLQPLEPDEPGIEVCVEGSSEDMVRRSIAAVKAHAEREESPTSEATAEQADKSLESSETK; this is translated from the coding sequence ATGGGGGTTGCGGGCAGCGGGAAGTCAACGGTGGCCGAGGCTCTTCGAGATCAGCTGGGACTTACGATGGCCGAAGGCGATGACTTCCATCCCAAGGCAAACATTGAAAAAATGTCGCACGGAATTCCGCTCACCGACTCGGACCGACGCCCTTGGCTAGAAGTCATCAACCGCTGGATGCTGGGGAGGAACGCGCTGGGAGAATCGACTGTCGTATCCAGCTCGGCATTGAAGCGTTCATACCGCGACATACTGCGCAAGGATGTCCCGGTCTTCTTCATCCACCTCGTAGGGACACAGGAGCTGATTCAGAAGCGTCTCAGCGAGCGCAAGGGCCATTTCATGCCTCCGGCACTGCTGCCCAGCCAATTTGCCGACCTTCAGCCGCTGGAACCCGATGAACCCGGCATCGAGGTTTGCGTCGAAGGGAGCAGCGAGGACATGGTCAGACGCTCCATCGCTGCCGTGAAAGCGCATGCGGAGCGCGAGGAATCACCGACTTCGGAAGCGACCGCAGAGCAGGCCGACAAATCCTTGGAATCCTCGGAGACGAAGTGA